Below is a genomic region from Luteolibacter flavescens.
GAGGTCGCATGCATTGCTGAAACTGGCGTCACGCAAGCACGCGGCCTCGAAGGAGACCTCCTTCATCCCGTTGACCCGGGGTGTGCCATATCGCTCCAGATCGTCCGGGTGGGGGAAGCCACCGCGGAACCAGACATTGCGCAGCGTGCCGGTGAAGCGGCATCGGTCGAATGACGATCCATTGAGATCGCAGCCATCCAGCTTGCAGCCGTGGAATTCGCATCCGTTGAATTCCGGGCGCACGAAGACGGCACCCCGGAAGTCCGCGGCTTCAAAGGTGCAGGATTCGAAGCGACTGCCCCTGTAGCCGATGGCGGCGTCGCGGAAGCTGCTCCTCGCGAAGGTGCAACCGGTGAAGCCGTTGCCGTGTTCCGCGATGCTGCGCAGGTCTGCGTGGTCAAATCCCGCCTCGTGGAAGGTGCATCGTTCCAGCCAGACGCCCTTCCACACGGAGGCTCCGAGATCGGCGGGAGCGAATGCGATCCTTCGCAATTGGGCGCTCCCGGGAAGCGTGAGCCCCCGGAGATCCAGCCGGCCTGCATCGGTCTCGCCGAAGGGAGACCGCATCACGGTCAGCCCGTTGCCCGACCGACCCCGGGAGACGAGGTCATCCACGAAGTCCCTGCCTGCGGCTTCCTGCCATCGGGTCCGGAGGTGTTTCATCAAAAGGGAAAGGGGTCTGCCTGCCGGAACGATGCCATCCATGATGCGGTCCCGGCAACCTCGCCCTGTGATCCCTTCGGCGGCCCCGGAGGGGGTGAGGATTTTTCCTCCTTTCCGGTATCTATAGATACCGGAAAGGAGGAAAAACCGAACCCGGCATTCCTCTTTTCCGGTGAGGCTTCATCGGAAAAAAGGAAAAGAGGAAAAGCGGAATGGGCCTGCCAGCTACCCCGGATGCAATGGCTTCAAAGGGGAAGCATTCCGGTGAAACGAGACACCCGCTGCCGTGATCCGGTGGCACTGGGGTGAGGTGAGGATTTTTCCACCTTTCCGGTATCCATAGATACCGGAAAGGTGGAAAAACCGAGCCTTGGCACTCCGATTTTCCGGTGAAGCTTCATCGGAAAAATGGAAAAGCGGAAAACGGGGGCGGACCGGTCAGCCACGCCGGTTGCGATGGCTTCGAAAGGAGAGCCTTCCGGTGAAATGAAACTCACGTCGCGAATCGGGTGGGGTGATTCGCGGGCACCGGAGGGGTGAGGACTTTTCCCGTTTTCCCGTATCTATATAGATACGGGAAAAAGGGAAAAACCGAGCCCGGCTTTCCCGCATTCCCGGATGGGCCTTACGGGAATACGGGAAAAGTGGAATGGACCGGTGGGTCGGTTAGAGCATTTCACTTTGAATTGTAGCCACCGCGCGGGCATCAGGGAGAGGAAGATCGAACCGCGAAATCCCGCGAAATTTTCTGAATCGGGATTTTCTTCCTGCCTTTGGATTTCGCGCTTTTTCGCGTCCTTTCGCGGTGAACTGAAGGCCTCGATCCATTGAGAGAGCCGACCCCAATCGTCCCGCACAAGCGGCTACGACCTTGTGTGGAATGCTCCAGGCCGAGGTGGTGTGGAGCGGTGCGTCCGGGCGGGCTGCTCGCCTTGGGCGCGGGTTGCTCTCCCGGGGTGATTGCGGGAGTTTTCGGGTGGCTTCCCCGGGCTGGTGCGGGGCTTGCGGCAGGATGCCGCAGCCACTTTTTGCGCGGTGCATCACATCGTGTGATGTCGCGGCACCTTGCTGTCCTTCATTTCATTGCACCTGGGCGACGGCCATGGCGGCGATGCCTTCGCGGCGGCCTACGAAGCCCATGGTCTCATTCGTGGTGGCCTTGATGCCCACGCGGGCGGGATCGAGGCCGAGGGCGCGACCGATGTTCTCCTTCATGGCGTCGCGATGGGGGAGGATCTTCGGGGCTTCGGCGACGAGGGTGCTGTCGATGTTCACGAGCGTGTAGCCTTGCTCGCGGCAGAGGGCGGCGGCCTTTTCGAGGATCTTCAGCGAGGAGATATTCAGGCACTCCGGATCGCCCGGCGGGAAGTAGTGGCCGATGTCCGGCAGGCCGAGCGCGCCGAGAACGGCATCCGCAATGGCATGGCAGAGGACGTCCGCATCCGAGTGGCCGTCGAGGCCATGGGTGTGCGGGATTTCCACGCCGCCGAGGATGAGCGGGCGGCCTTGCTTGAACTGATGAACGTCGTATCCGAAGCCGACCATGAGGGTAGTTGAGAGTGGGGTAGAAGTTGAGAGTGGATGGTTGAGGGTTGAGAGTTGGAGGAATCTTCGGCGGGCGTTGTTGATGAGGAGCGGGCTTTGGGTGGCTCTTGCCTTTCGCTCTCAACTCTCAACTCCGGACTCTCAACTTCTTCCTCAACTCCTCAGAGAATTTCCTCAATGGGGATCTTGCCGTTGGTGGCGACGATGGCCCAGGCGTCGGCGTCCTTGGCGGGCTCGAGCTGGACCTTTCCTCCGGCGGCCTCGACGAGGAGCTGGCCGGCGGCGATGTCCCAGAGGGAGATGCGGGACTCGATGTAGCCGTCGAGGCGGCCGCTGGCGATGTAGGCCATGCCGAGGGCGGCGCTGCCCATCATGCGCATCTTGCGGGCCTTCAGGGAGGCCTTGCGGAAGCGCTCCAGGCCGGTGCGCAGGGCTTCCTCGTCCTTGCCGCAGCCGACGAAGAGGGCGCACTCCTCGAGCCGGGTGCGCTTGCTGACGGAGATGGGGCGGCCATCGAGCATGGGGACGCCGCCTTTTTCCACCGTCCAGGTCTCGCCGACGATGGGGTCGTGGATGACGCCGACGACGACCTCGCCGGCGACGCGCAGGGCGATGGAGACGCAGAAGTGGGGGATGCCGTAGTAGAAATTCACGGTGCCGTCGATGGGATCGACGATCCACTGGCGGTCGCTGTCGGGATTCCCGCCCATGCCTTCCTCGCCGTAGAGGGCGTCGCCGGGGCGTGCGCCGAGGAGGATGTCCTCGATGAGCTTCTGGGACTCCTTGTCGAGGGCGAGCTTGATGTCGTGGTGGGTGGCTTCATCGACGGCGGCTTCGAGGCCGAAGTTCGCCTTGAGCAGCTTGCCGGCTTCCAGGGCGGCGTGGACGGTGAGTTCGAGGTCGGTCACGCCGCGGAGCGTGG
It encodes:
- a CDS encoding inositol monophosphatase family protein encodes the protein MAPSARQATLRGVTDLELTVHAALEAGKLLKANFGLEAAVDEATHHDIKLALDKESQKLIEDILLGARPGDALYGEEGMGGNPDSDRQWIVDPIDGTVNFYYGIPHFCVSIALRVAGEVVVGVIHDPIVGETWTVEKGGVPMLDGRPISVSKRTRLEECALFVGCGKDEEALRTGLERFRKASLKARKMRMMGSAALGMAYIASGRLDGYIESRISLWDIAAGQLLVEAAGGKVQLEPAKDADAWAIVATNGKIPIEEIL
- a CDS encoding pentapeptide repeat-containing protein, whose amino-acid sequence is MKHLRTRWQEAAGRDFVDDLVSRGRSGNGLTVMRSPFGETDAGRLDLRGLTLPGSAQLRRIAFAPADLGASVWKGVWLERCTFHEAGFDHADLRSIAEHGNGFTGCTFARSSFRDAAIGYRGSRFESCTFEAADFRGAVFVRPEFNGCEFHGCKLDGCDLNGSSFDRCRFTGTLRNVWFRGGFPHPDDLERYGTPRVNGMKEVSFEAACLRDASFSNACDLSSVKLPHDGRHALITGWLRKLAHLESASREWPAPARRTADLFVASHRVHAVTQDWFIVNRDDLDEEFGIETAALIWQSITTPPAR
- the ispF gene encoding 2-C-methyl-D-erythritol 2,4-cyclodiphosphate synthase produces the protein MVGFGYDVHQFKQGRPLILGGVEIPHTHGLDGHSDADVLCHAIADAVLGALGLPDIGHYFPPGDPECLNISSLKILEKAAALCREQGYTLVNIDSTLVAEAPKILPHRDAMKENIGRALGLDPARVGIKATTNETMGFVGRREGIAAMAVAQVQ